One genomic segment of Burkholderia multivorans ATCC BAA-247 includes these proteins:
- a CDS encoding DUF4148 domain-containing protein: MKTLIALLTTTAAVVVQSAFAQPTAPLTRAQVRDELMRLEAAGYDPSRGDDGTYPADIQAAEAKLAVQAQAQAETQRRIAASADDGVGAPARMTN; this comes from the coding sequence ATGAAAACCTTGATCGCCCTCTTGACGACGACGGCTGCCGTCGTCGTTCAGTCCGCCTTCGCGCAGCCGACCGCGCCGTTGACGCGCGCACAGGTACGCGACGAACTGATGCGTCTCGAAGCGGCCGGCTACGATCCGTCGAGAGGCGACGACGGTACGTATCCCGCCGATATTCAGGCGGCCGAGGCGAAGCTCGCGGTTCAGGCGCAGGCCCAGGCCGAGACGCAACGACGGATCGCCGCGTCGGCCGACGACGGTGTCGGCGCGCCCGCACGGATGACGAACTAG